The following coding sequences are from one Candidatus Peregrinibacteria bacterium window:
- a CDS encoding 50S ribosomal protein L9, which produces MKVVLTSDVKKLGYRGDILEVSHGYARNFLIPKKFAVAADTEAMLHAKKVQAERIKSKAEIASKASDIAKSLIGTTLTFVEKISTGKHLYGSVSETDIAQALKKQAKIEVEKKQIEMKSHIKEVGTYEVILNLYEGVAVPLKIEVQGKEEDKTEKKTVKKVAAKKTVKK; this is translated from the coding sequence ATGAAAGTTGTACTCACTTCTGATGTAAAAAAATTAGGATACCGAGGAGATATTTTGGAAGTATCTCATGGATATGCGCGTAATTTTTTAATTCCAAAGAAATTTGCTGTGGCAGCCGATACTGAGGCAATGCTTCATGCCAAAAAGGTCCAAGCAGAACGAATAAAATCGAAAGCGGAAATTGCTTCAAAAGCAAGCGATATTGCGAAGAGTCTCATAGGGACTACTCTCACTTTTGTGGAAAAAATCTCTACGGGGAAACATTTGTATGGATCCGTTTCTGAGACTGACATTGCTCAAGCTCTCAAAAAACAGGCAAAGATCGAAGTAGAGAAAAAACAGATAGAAATGAAATCTCACATTAAGGAAGTGGGAACATATGAAGTTATTCTCAACTTGTACGAAGGAGTCGCTGTTCCTCTGAAAATTGAAGTGCAGGGGAAGGAGGAAGATAAGACCGAAAAGAAGACGGTGAAAAAAGTGGCAGCGAAGAAAACGGTGAAAAAGTAG
- a CDS encoding class II fumarate hydratase, whose protein sequence is MPEFRTEKDAMGEIKVPKNALYGAQTERAVRNFQMSGIRFSRDFIAALGMVKLVAAQVNFSLKLLDKRIFEAIQKATEEVLQGKWDAEFPLDIFQTGSGTSTNMNANEVIANRAMQISKLKIHPNDHVNLGQSSNDVIPTAIRIAGVLMITKKLLPALHTLEKAFQKKSKEYRYVITTGRTHLMDATAITLGQRFSGYERQMELSRERIQDSLKRLRELPQGGTAVGTGINTHPKFGKMFAEELSKLTKQEFFEAKNHFEAQASIGAVHEMHTELKILATELIKIANDIRWMNSGPNAGLGEIQLFALQPGSSIMPGKVNPVIEESVIMTAMKVLGNDLTIELAAQSGNFELNTALPVTAHALLESITLLTNACDTWTRKSIEKLTVRKNRILDLLHKNPILATALNPLLGYENVAKIIKTAIKENRSILDVTKEMHPKIPEKKLRELLDPRRMT, encoded by the coding sequence ATGCCTGAGTTTCGAACAGAAAAAGACGCAATGGGGGAAATAAAAGTTCCGAAAAATGCTTTGTATGGAGCTCAAACGGAACGTGCTGTTCGGAATTTTCAAATGAGCGGGATCCGGTTTTCCCGAGATTTTATTGCAGCACTGGGAATGGTAAAACTCGTGGCTGCTCAGGTGAATTTTTCACTGAAACTTCTCGACAAACGTATTTTTGAAGCAATTCAAAAAGCAACAGAAGAAGTTCTTCAGGGGAAATGGGATGCGGAATTTCCTCTCGATATTTTTCAAACGGGATCGGGAACATCAACAAATATGAATGCAAATGAGGTGATCGCGAATCGGGCGATGCAGATTTCAAAATTGAAGATTCATCCAAATGACCATGTAAATCTGGGACAAAGTTCGAATGATGTTATTCCGACGGCAATTCGAATTGCGGGGGTTCTGATGATAACGAAAAAATTGTTGCCAGCTCTTCACACTCTTGAGAAAGCATTTCAAAAAAAATCGAAAGAATATCGGTACGTGATTACCACTGGAAGGACGCACCTCATGGACGCAACTGCGATTACTCTGGGACAACGGTTCAGCGGATATGAAAGGCAGATGGAACTTTCGAGAGAGCGAATTCAGGATTCACTAAAGAGGCTTCGCGAACTTCCTCAAGGCGGAACGGCGGTGGGAACAGGAATAAATACGCATCCAAAATTTGGAAAAATGTTTGCGGAGGAACTTTCCAAACTTACGAAGCAGGAATTTTTTGAAGCAAAGAATCATTTTGAGGCTCAGGCGAGTATTGGTGCAGTTCACGAAATGCATACTGAGCTCAAAATACTTGCTACAGAACTTATAAAAATCGCGAATGATATTCGCTGGATGAATTCCGGTCCGAATGCCGGACTTGGAGAAATTCAACTCTTTGCGCTCCAGCCGGGATCATCCATTATGCCGGGAAAAGTAAATCCGGTGATTGAAGAATCGGTCATCATGACCGCTATGAAAGTTCTCGGAAATGATTTGACCATCGAACTCGCAGCTCAGTCTGGAAATTTCGAATTGAATACCGCGCTGCCCGTAACGGCTCATGCACTCCTCGAATCCATTACTCTCCTCACAAATGCTTGTGATACGTGGACAAGGAAATCCATTGAAAAACTCACCGTTCGAAAAAATCGAATACTCGATTTACTTCATAAAAATCCAATTCTCGCTACTGCACTAAATCCCCTGCTCGGATATGAAAATGTTGCAAAAATTATCAAAACAGCAATCAAGGAAAATCGTTCTATTTTGGATGTGACGAAAGAAATGCATCCGAAAATTCCAGAAAAAAAACTGAGAGAGCTTCTCGATCCGAGGAGGATGACATAA
- a CDS encoding S-layer homology domain-containing protein has translation DLTVGALGNTAFTAADFAFATASGVIRDAANNSTVAFNAKAITDGQVPTLVSAQYLDVGGNGAVETIRTTWSEAVTMNGSGAADWTITAGSISAVFSAAGNDAAAGTTLDVTVTADANETSSATAPTIAYDNDDANGSVTDGTNVAGTNAAVTLTDGAGPIIVSASATTPSPNNILVNFSETISRAQLLAGDFTVADDASNDLGTTTVVAVGVDGTGTDAIVVITGPIGFSNVGTDTIRFSAAGVVVDSSAGLNASVQVATVPITISRVQSSGGGSNPPASPPPATPTPPPAATPPPPVVPDVKKEEEKKDEVKKDDIKKDEGKKEEGKKDDKKKEPSKTPFKDIVGHLAEAAIAMLWEQKIVTGKTAVLFKPNDTLLRDEMIKWVVLAFKIDVPKTITQKPFKDVSPKDKYAPYISAAVSKKILTGKRSSELQPKKPVTRGEVLKAILIAAGVNVSKESTSDFKDVPVKNALNPYVAYAVKNGIVEVKGKSFGPNVRVTRAEVVMMIVKALEL, from the coding sequence TTGATTTGACAGTTGGTGCCTTGGGCAATACAGCCTTTACAGCAGCTGACTTTGCATTTGCCACGGCATCAGGAGTTATTCGAGACGCGGCTAATAATTCGACTGTAGCATTCAACGCGAAAGCGATTACTGATGGGCAAGTTCCGACACTCGTAAGCGCACAGTATCTTGATGTAGGTGGAAACGGAGCAGTAGAAACAATTCGAACAACGTGGTCGGAGGCTGTAACTATGAATGGTTCAGGAGCAGCAGATTGGACAATAACAGCAGGAAGCATTAGCGCTGTTTTTTCTGCAGCTGGTAATGATGCGGCAGCTGGCACAACACTTGATGTGACCGTTACTGCGGATGCAAATGAAACAAGTTCTGCTACTGCTCCAACAATTGCCTATGATAATGATGATGCGAATGGAAGTGTCACAGATGGAACGAATGTTGCTGGGACAAATGCAGCGGTAACTCTAACAGATGGCGCTGGACCAATCATTGTTTCTGCCTCTGCAACAACGCCTTCTCCCAATAATATCCTTGTAAACTTCAGTGAAACCATAAGCAGAGCTCAGCTTCTTGCTGGTGATTTTACGGTAGCAGATGATGCGAGTAATGACTTGGGAACAACTACGGTAGTTGCTGTTGGTGTTGATGGAACAGGAACGGATGCAATAGTAGTAATTACTGGTCCTATTGGTTTCTCAAATGTAGGGACAGATACCATACGATTTTCTGCAGCTGGAGTTGTTGTTGACTCTTCAGCCGGACTTAATGCAAGTGTACAAGTTGCGACTGTTCCGATTACCATTAGTCGAGTTCAAAGTAGCGGAGGTGGAAGTAACCCACCGGCGTCTCCTCCTCCAGCGACTCCAACTCCTCCGCCTGCAGCAACGCCACCACCACCTGTCGTCCCAGATGTGAAGAAAGAAGAAGAGAAGAAGGATGAAGTGAAAAAAGACGACATAAAGAAAGATGAAGGAAAGAAGGAAGAGGGGAAGAAAGATGATAAGAAGAAAGAGCCTTCAAAAACTCCTTTCAAAGATATCGTTGGTCATCTTGCTGAAGCAGCTATTGCCATGCTTTGGGAACAGAAAATTGTTACTGGAAAAACAGCAGTGCTCTTTAAACCAAATGATACCCTTCTTCGTGATGAAATGATTAAGTGGGTTGTTCTTGCATTTAAAATAGACGTTCCAAAAACTATCACCCAAAAGCCATTTAAAGATGTTTCTCCAAAGGATAAATATGCACCGTATATTAGCGCAGCGGTAAGCAAGAAAATTCTCACGGGAAAAAGAAGCTCTGAATTACAACCAAAGAAACCAGTTACTCGAGGAGAAGTCCTAAAAGCAATTCTTATCGCGGCAGGAGTGAATGTTTCCAAAGAATCCACATCTGACTTTAAAGATGTTCCTGTCAAAAATGCACTGAATCCGTATGTCGCTTATGCGGTAAAGAATGGAATTGTTGAAGTGAAGGGAAAGTCGTTCGGACCAAATGTACGAGTAACGAGAGCAGAAGTAGTGATGATGATTGTGAAAGCGCTGGAATTATAA